One Meles meles chromosome 11, mMelMel3.1 paternal haplotype, whole genome shotgun sequence DNA segment encodes these proteins:
- the LOC123952858 gene encoding LOW QUALITY PROTEIN: very-long-chain (3R)-3-hydroxyacyl-CoA dehydratase 2-like (The sequence of the model RefSeq protein was modified relative to this genomic sequence to represent the inferred CDS: inserted 2 bases in 1 codon): protein MAAAAATAATKGNGGGXGRAGAGEAGSARKKKGPGPLATAYLVIYNVVMTAGWLVIAVGLVRAYLAKGSYHSLYYSIEKPLKFFQTGALLEILHCAVGIVPSSVVLTSFQVMSRVFLIWAVTHSVKEVQSEDSVLLYVIAWTMTEIICYSFYTFSLLNHLPYLIKWARYTLFIVLYPMGVSGELLTIYAALPFVRQAGLYSISLPNKYNFSFDYYAFLILIMISYIPIFPQLYFHMIHQRRKVLSHTEEHKKFD from the exons ATGGCGGCAGCGGCGGCGACTGCAGCGACGAAGGGGAATGGCGGGGG GGGCCGGGCCGGAGCCGGCGAAGCGGGCAGTGCTCGGAAAAAGAAGGGCCCAGGTCCTCTGGCCACGGCGTATCTGGTCATCTACAATGTGGTGATGACGGCCGGGTGGCTGGTTATAGCAGTTGGTCTGGTCAGAGCATACCTGGCTAAGGGTAGCTATCATAGCCTTTATTATTCCATTGAAAAGCCTTTGAAATTCTTCCAAACTGGAGCCTTACTAGAGATTTTACATTGTGCAGTAGGAATCGTTCCATCTTCTGTTGTCCTGACTTCCTTCCAGGTGATGTCAAGAGTTTTTCTGATATGGGCAGTAACACATAGTGTCAAAGAGGTGCAGAGTGAAGACAGTGTCCTCCTGTATGTTATTGCCTGGACAATGACAGAAATTATCTGTTACTCCTTTTATACTTTCAGTCTATTAAACCATCTGCCTTATCTCATCAAATGGGCCAGGTACACACTTTTCATTGTGCTGTACCCAATGGGAGTGTCGGGAGAACTGCTCACAATATATGCCGCTTTGCCCTTTGTCCGACAGGCTGGCCTGTACTCCATCAGTCTACctaacaaatataatttttcctttgacTATTATGCATTCCTAATTCTGATAATGATCTCCTACATTCCAATTTTTCCCCAGTTATATTTCCACATGATACACCAGAGAAGAAAGGTCCTTTCTCATACTGAAGAACACAAGAAATTTGACTAG